In Ktedonobacteraceae bacterium, a genomic segment contains:
- a CDS encoding non-ribosomal peptide synthetase, translated as MVEWTSSKAHLHTRCLHELFEDQVVRTPLAVAIVHGHQQITYQDLNQRANQLARHLRTRGVVPETTVAMLVERSIDFVTAILALFKAGGAFLPLDPQYPVRRHFEILEQSRCPYVLTTHHYETLLSDALAPFDAGKGPQVLHFEALMQEKEAHENLPSYSKPANLAYVMYTSGSTGLPKGVMVEQAGMVNHTYAKLADMDIGMADRVAQNSPPSFDIVVWQCLAALVVGGCVHIVKDEIANDPLQLLWQTDQQKITVLQVVPSMLRAMVKEAMMLGDERPRLRNLRWIVPTGDALSPELCRQWLRLYPAIPMLNNCGSTECSDDNCHYAIYEPPAEDYPLPIMPIGWPIHNIDAHILDEQLMPVPEGEVGELYIGGIGVGRGYINNAERTAEVFLPDPFSREPGKRLYKTRDRARYLPDGSIQFLGRSDNLIKIRGLRIEPSEIESVLERHPAIHESVVLAWESGDEARHLVAYIVLATEVSPSNEELRDWLRMKLPEYMIPTIYVQLDAMPLNANGKLDRHALPAPDLSRPEIQSINNRPRTPLEETIAATWSEVLEIEQVGIHDNFFALGGDSLLAMQVLSRLRAALSTEVPIYSFLEEPTVAQLAQLLQESQAASMQANKPPLKSIAREAYRVPALSVLEQNGQSAKDFQHEKGKNNHHRH; from the coding sequence ATGGTGGAATGGACGTCTTCGAAGGCTCATCTACATACCCGGTGCTTGCATGAGCTATTCGAAGACCAGGTAGTACGAACTCCCCTGGCAGTGGCTATAGTTCATGGGCATCAACAGATCACCTACCAGGATTTGAATCAGCGGGCCAATCAATTAGCGCGCCATTTACGCACCAGAGGAGTGGTGCCGGAGACGACGGTGGCAATGCTTGTCGAACGCAGTATTGATTTTGTAACGGCAATTCTGGCTCTATTTAAGGCTGGTGGCGCTTTCCTTCCGCTCGATCCACAGTATCCAGTTCGGCGGCATTTCGAGATACTTGAACAGAGTCGTTGTCCCTATGTACTTACAACACACCATTACGAAACGCTCTTATCAGATGCACTCGCACCGTTCGATGCAGGAAAGGGGCCGCAGGTTCTCCATTTTGAGGCTCTTATGCAGGAGAAAGAGGCCCACGAAAATCTCCCATCGTATAGTAAACCGGCAAATCTGGCATATGTTATGTATACTTCTGGTTCAACGGGATTACCAAAGGGTGTGATGGTTGAGCAGGCCGGAATGGTCAACCATACCTATGCCAAATTAGCGGATATGGATATAGGTATGGCGGATAGAGTTGCCCAGAATAGTCCGCCAAGCTTCGATATTGTTGTATGGCAATGCCTGGCGGCATTAGTGGTAGGAGGCTGCGTCCACATCGTCAAGGATGAGATCGCAAATGATCCACTACAACTGCTGTGGCAAACAGATCAGCAAAAAATTACGGTCTTGCAGGTGGTACCATCAATGCTACGAGCCATGGTAAAGGAAGCGATGATGCTGGGTGATGAGCGTCCCAGGCTAAGGAATCTGCGCTGGATTGTGCCAACAGGTGATGCTTTATCGCCAGAACTGTGCCGGCAATGGCTGCGCCTCTATCCTGCTATTCCAATGCTCAACAACTGCGGTTCGACCGAGTGTTCCGATGACAATTGTCACTATGCGATCTACGAACCGCCGGCGGAGGACTATCCGCTACCAATTATGCCCATAGGCTGGCCTATTCACAATATAGATGCCCATATCCTTGATGAGCAATTGATGCCGGTTCCAGAGGGAGAGGTCGGCGAATTGTATATAGGTGGCATAGGTGTCGGGCGCGGATATATCAATAATGCGGAGAGAACCGCCGAGGTGTTTCTTCCCGATCCATTTTCGCGGGAACCTGGAAAGCGATTATATAAAACACGCGATAGGGCGCGCTATCTGCCCGATGGTTCGATTCAGTTTCTTGGAAGAAGCGACAATCTCATCAAGATTCGGGGTTTGCGTATCGAGCCGAGCGAAATAGAAAGCGTGCTGGAACGTCACCCTGCCATACATGAGAGCGTCGTTCTCGCCTGGGAATCTGGTGATGAGGCCAGGCACCTGGTGGCATACATAGTTCTGGCCACGGAAGTGTCACCTTCCAATGAAGAGTTGCGTGACTGGCTGCGAATGAAGCTTCCAGAATACATGATTCCAACTATATATGTGCAACTGGATGCCATGCCTTTGAATGCGAACGGTAAGTTAGACCGCCATGCATTGCCGGCGCCTGATCTATCGCGTCCCGAAATCCAATCGATCAACAACAGGCCACGCACTCCGTTGGAAGAAACGATTGCAGCCACCTGGTCCGAGGTGCTGGAAATCGAGCAGGTAGGTATTCACGACAACTTCTTTGCGTTAGGTGGGGATTCGCTGTTAGCGATGCAGGTTTTGTCGCGGTTACGTGCTGCCCTTTCAACAGAGGTACCTATATACAGTTTTCTCGAAGAACCCACGGTTGCTCAACTGGCGCAATTGCTGCAAGAAAGCCAGGCGGCGAGCATGCAGGCGAATAAACCGCCGCTGAAATCAATCGCCCGCGAAGCCTATCGAGTGCCTGCACTATCCGTTCTGGAGCAGAACGGCCAATCCGCTAAAGACTTCCAACATGAAAAAGGCAAGAACAATCATCACAGGCATTAA
- a CDS encoding amino acid adenylation domain-containing protein: protein MPERTELSEVKRALLAQYLLSDRPQATARNGIPRRSPGEIAPLSFGQQQIWLLSQLQPDIPVYNERVTVHLPGSLDVDALTKSLNEIIRRHEAWRTIFPLVDGQPVQVIQPALHLKLPVVDLRPLPEAQREAQAVRLASSDARRPFDLSRGPLLRALLIQMGDEEHRLFLTLHHIIFDGITIYQVFLPELSALYAAFSAGQPSPLPDLPIQYADFAAWQREEMQEQAMAPGIAYWKQQLAGAPAALELPTDRPRPAVPTYRGFVQPFTLSASLSARLRALCRQEQVTMYMLLLAAFTTLLYRYTEQEDILIGTATGGRVRSELEQLMGLFMNTVVMRSKLSGNLRFLDLLKQVRETTFEAQAHADVPFEYVVKELQPQRSLSYNPLFQVLFVFEPQHPVLPSGWTLSHMDAQTGISKFDLTLIAEDRTEGIIGRFEYSTDLFDDTTIQRMISHWQTLLESIAQHPDHKLSELALLTENERQRLLVEWNATTTAFPEERPVHRLIEEQVERTPDAVALAYGVEQLTYRALNARANRLARYLRQSGVGPEVIVGLLLPNSLEMIVGMLGVLKAGGAYVPFDPATPSDRLAFMLQDARVSFVLTNRNMMPASGDVITPSSPLYLAIDEIPDDNSDDNPKSHVQGQHLAYIMYTSGSTGRPKGVAITHQNLWHSTLARIAYYREPVRKYLLLSALTFDSSVAGIYWTLCQGGTLLLPEEGVVRDPFLLSDLIAKQEPSHTLCVPSLYSLLLEQASTRPLDSLRTVIVAGERCPKALVERHFTCLPNSALYNEYGPTEATVWCTVYRCQPGEKRESVPIGRPIANTQVYVLDSHLQPVPVGVAGELYVGGAGIARGYVQRPEATAERFIPNPFVGTRFTASQEGARLYKTGDRVRYLPDGNIEFLERTDHQVKLRGYRIELGEIEEILRRHPGVRDVAVIAREDAPGDTRLVAYVVPQDNAVLTIDDLHSFISLYVPVYMFPSAYILLPALPLLPNGKLDRKALPVPGPDQLRLSSNHDAYVPPRTHIEEVVAATWSQVLGIEQIGIYDDFFTLGGHSLLAMYVVSRLHATLAVELPLRSFFETPTIAGLADKIMRMKSNDTGQQLPPIRSVSREHYRMKLTSNSLSLGRSSLRDE, encoded by the coding sequence ATGCCAGAGAGAACCGAACTTTCAGAGGTCAAGCGCGCACTGTTAGCCCAATATTTGCTCAGTGACCGCCCACAGGCTACAGCCAGAAATGGTATTCCCCGGCGCTCGCCAGGAGAGATAGCACCGCTTTCTTTTGGACAACAACAAATATGGCTGCTTTCGCAACTGCAACCCGATATTCCTGTATATAATGAGCGCGTCACCGTTCACTTGCCTGGATCATTGGATGTTGATGCGCTTACAAAAAGCCTGAATGAAATCATCCGTCGGCATGAAGCATGGCGTACCATCTTTCCCCTGGTAGACGGACAGCCTGTACAGGTGATTCAACCGGCTCTCCATCTCAAACTGCCCGTTGTGGATCTGCGCCCTCTCCCAGAAGCACAGCGAGAGGCACAGGCCGTGCGCCTGGCATCTTCGGATGCCAGACGCCCTTTTGATCTTTCAAGAGGTCCATTGCTGCGCGCCTTGTTGATACAGATGGGGGACGAGGAACACAGGCTATTTTTGACGCTACACCACATCATCTTCGACGGCATCACGATATACCAGGTGTTCCTACCTGAACTGTCCGCGCTCTATGCAGCTTTCTCGGCAGGACAACCGTCGCCACTCCCCGACCTGCCTATCCAGTATGCCGATTTCGCGGCCTGGCAGCGAGAGGAGATGCAAGAGCAGGCTATGGCCCCTGGCATTGCCTATTGGAAGCAGCAGCTTGCGGGCGCCCCCGCCGCGCTTGAACTGCCCACTGATCGCCCTCGACCTGCCGTTCCTACCTATCGTGGGTTTGTACAGCCATTCACGCTGTCAGCTTCCCTCAGCGCTCGTTTGCGCGCGTTGTGCCGCCAGGAACAGGTAACGATGTACATGTTGCTGCTGGCAGCTTTCACTACCCTGCTTTATCGCTATACAGAGCAAGAGGATATCCTCATCGGTACCGCAACAGGAGGGCGTGTGCGCTCGGAACTCGAGCAGCTAATGGGGTTGTTTATGAATACGGTCGTGATGCGCTCAAAGCTATCAGGAAATCTTCGCTTCCTCGACCTCCTCAAGCAGGTTCGTGAGACCACGTTCGAGGCTCAGGCCCACGCGGATGTCCCTTTTGAATACGTGGTGAAGGAATTACAACCGCAGCGCAGTCTAAGTTACAATCCTCTCTTCCAGGTCCTGTTTGTATTCGAACCACAACACCCTGTCCTACCCTCCGGTTGGACCCTGTCCCACATGGATGCGCAAACGGGCATCTCCAAATTCGATCTCACTTTGATTGCCGAAGATCGAACCGAAGGCATCATTGGCCGCTTCGAGTATAGCACCGACCTCTTCGACGACACGACTATTCAGCGTATGATAAGTCACTGGCAAACACTGCTGGAGAGCATCGCGCAGCATCCCGATCACAAGCTATCGGAATTAGCTCTTCTAACAGAAAACGAGCGTCAACGCCTGCTGGTAGAATGGAACGCTACTACTACAGCATTTCCAGAAGAGAGGCCTGTCCACCGGCTGATTGAGGAGCAGGTCGAGCGCACACCTGATGCTGTGGCCCTGGCTTATGGCGTTGAACAGTTAACCTATCGAGCATTGAATGCGCGTGCCAACCGGCTTGCGCGCTACTTGCGACAATCAGGAGTAGGGCCGGAGGTGATAGTTGGTCTCCTGCTACCCAATAGCCTGGAAATGATAGTGGGAATGCTCGGTGTGCTCAAAGCAGGAGGCGCTTACGTGCCCTTCGATCCGGCGACGCCCTCCGACCGGCTGGCCTTTATGTTGCAGGACGCCCGCGTCTCCTTCGTCCTCACAAACAGGAACATGATGCCCGCGAGTGGGGATGTCATCACCCCATCCTCGCCGCTCTACCTGGCTATCGATGAGATTCCGGACGATAATTCGGATGACAACCCGAAAAGCCATGTACAGGGTCAGCATCTCGCATATATCATGTACACCTCTGGCTCAACCGGTCGCCCCAAAGGAGTAGCCATTACACACCAGAATCTCTGGCACTCTACCCTGGCGCGCATAGCATATTATCGCGAGCCGGTACGCAAGTACTTACTGCTCTCCGCGCTGACATTCGATAGTTCGGTCGCCGGTATTTATTGGACGTTGTGCCAGGGAGGAACGCTATTGCTGCCTGAAGAGGGAGTAGTGCGCGATCCATTCCTGCTCAGCGACCTTATCGCAAAGCAGGAGCCTTCTCACACCTTGTGCGTGCCATCATTATATAGCTTGTTGCTCGAGCAGGCATCAACGCGCCCGTTAGACTCATTGCGGACCGTCATCGTTGCCGGCGAGCGTTGTCCGAAGGCCCTGGTGGAGCGCCACTTCACCTGCCTGCCCAATAGTGCCCTTTACAACGAGTATGGGCCGACCGAGGCGACCGTCTGGTGTACCGTCTATCGCTGCCAACCGGGGGAAAAGAGAGAATCGGTGCCTATTGGTCGCCCCATTGCCAATACGCAGGTCTACGTCCTGGATTCACATCTTCAACCGGTGCCCGTTGGAGTTGCCGGGGAATTGTATGTTGGCGGAGCAGGAATAGCACGCGGTTATGTACAGCGCCCAGAAGCGACGGCCGAGCGTTTCATCCCCAATCCTTTTGTAGGAACCAGGTTTACCGCGTCCCAGGAAGGTGCCCGGCTTTATAAAACAGGGGATCGCGTGCGCTATCTGCCCGATGGCAATATTGAGTTCCTTGAGCGCACTGATCACCAGGTCAAACTGCGTGGCTATCGCATCGAGTTAGGAGAAATCGAAGAGATACTGCGCCGGCATCCAGGAGTGAGGGATGTGGCCGTGATTGCGCGGGAGGATGCCCCTGGAGATACGCGCCTGGTCGCTTATGTCGTGCCGCAAGACAACGCTGTCCTGACCATCGACGACTTACATTCTTTTATATCACTATATGTACCTGTATATATGTTTCCATCGGCTTATATACTGCTGCCGGCCCTACCATTGCTGCCGAATGGCAAGTTGGATCGTAAAGCTCTGCCTGTGCCCGGGCCAGATCAACTTCGTCTGAGTTCAAATCATGATGCATATGTTCCTCCTCGCACACACATCGAAGAGGTCGTGGCCGCTACGTGGTCTCAGGTTCTTGGCATCGAGCAGATTGGAATCTACGACGATTTCTTCACGCTGGGCGGGCATTCCCTGCTTGCTATGTACGTAGTTTCACGCCTTCATGCGACCTTAGCAGTGGAACTTCCCTTGCGCAGCTTCTTTGAAACTCCAACAATTGCCGGATTAGCCGATAAAATAATGCGAATGAAATCTAACGATACCGGGCAACAATTGCCACCAATACGGTCAGTCTCTCGCGAGCATTACCGTATGAAATTGACTTCAAATTCATTATCACTGGGTAGGAGTAGTTTGCGAGATGAATAA